The following coding sequences lie in one Lolium perenne isolate Kyuss_39 chromosome 2, Kyuss_2.0, whole genome shotgun sequence genomic window:
- the LOC127333562 gene encoding uncharacterized protein isoform X2 yields MASSTVRTTTPSLQGLAAAGSAPPLSSYPIDSAPAAGCGLPMPPCGRMRPFPVSLPPDPAAPYRLLMEGRGFCCGARSRALDLAGLEMCRPAISWFFRSSVSKASKILNAQLSLRLLMGGLSAGARWTAETMRQDHSQEEKSCVLMGSPCTSFERTSTKCSSPTLSILMSSGASDKLTKVRVKILEKGEFQVSGKEREQQAAVRDRRSTPGRPSKQRRRSIARREPCKTTGNVRVGDHRPLLEWVSSNKLGLIKSSMIELKLEESQREDSSKKL; encoded by the exons ATGGCCTCCTCGACTGTGAGAACGACCACCCCGTCGCTTCAAGGCCTCGCGGCGGCGGGATCCGCCCCACCCCTCTCTTCATATCCCATTGATTCCGCCCCTGCCGCCGGATGCGGCCTTCCCATGCCTCCTTGCGGCCGGATGCGGCCTTTCCCGGTGTCCCTGCCGCCGGATCCGGCTGCACCCTACCGCTTGCTCATGGAAGGCCGCGGGTTCTGCTGCGGTGCGAGGTCGCGGGCGCTGGATCTTGCGGGGCTCGAGATGTGCAGGCCGGCCATCTCATGGTTCTTCCGGAGCAGCGTCTCAAA AGCATCAAAAATTCTGAATGCCCAACTGAGCTTGCGCCTGTTGATGGGAGGTCTAAG CGCAGGAGCACGGTGGACCGCCGAGACGATGAGGCAAGATCATAGCCaagaagaaaaatcatgtgtcctCATGGGCTCTCCATGCACTAGTTTCGAGAGGACCTCGACGAAGTGCTCCAGTCCCACACTGTCTATTCTAATGTCTTCAGGGGCGTCCGACAAACTCACCAAAGTACGCGTCAAG ATATTGGAGAAAGGTGAGTTCCAAGTTTCTGGCAAGGAGAGGGAGCAACAAGCTGCAGTCAGGGATCGGAGGAGTACGCCAGGACGGCCTTCGAAACAGAGGAGGAGAAGCATAGCAAGGAGAGAACCATGCAAGACAACAGGGAACGTGAGAGTAGGAGATCACCGTCCTCTATTAGAGTGGGTATCCTCAAACAAGCTAG
- the LOC127333562 gene encoding uncharacterized protein isoform X1: protein MASSTVRTTTPSLQGLAAAGSAPPLSSYPIDSAPAAGCGLPMPPCGRMRPFPVSLPPDPAAPYRLLMEGRGFCCGARSRALDLAGLEMCRPAISWFFRSSVSKASKILNAQLSLRLLMGGLSAGARWTAETMRQDHSQEEKSCVLMGSPCTSFERTSTKCSSPTLSILMSSGASDKLTKVRVKILEKGEFQVSGKEREQQAAVRDRRSTPGRPSKQRRRSIARREPCKTTGNVRVGDHRPLLEWVSSNKLGKVILEGTCNQFSIGSVLVFRFWYPYNNFCMCVYESGSEPDV from the exons ATGGCCTCCTCGACTGTGAGAACGACCACCCCGTCGCTTCAAGGCCTCGCGGCGGCGGGATCCGCCCCACCCCTCTCTTCATATCCCATTGATTCCGCCCCTGCCGCCGGATGCGGCCTTCCCATGCCTCCTTGCGGCCGGATGCGGCCTTTCCCGGTGTCCCTGCCGCCGGATCCGGCTGCACCCTACCGCTTGCTCATGGAAGGCCGCGGGTTCTGCTGCGGTGCGAGGTCGCGGGCGCTGGATCTTGCGGGGCTCGAGATGTGCAGGCCGGCCATCTCATGGTTCTTCCGGAGCAGCGTCTCAAA AGCATCAAAAATTCTGAATGCCCAACTGAGCTTGCGCCTGTTGATGGGAGGTCTAAG CGCAGGAGCACGGTGGACCGCCGAGACGATGAGGCAAGATCATAGCCaagaagaaaaatcatgtgtcctCATGGGCTCTCCATGCACTAGTTTCGAGAGGACCTCGACGAAGTGCTCCAGTCCCACACTGTCTATTCTAATGTCTTCAGGGGCGTCCGACAAACTCACCAAAGTACGCGTCAAG ATATTGGAGAAAGGTGAGTTCCAAGTTTCTGGCAAGGAGAGGGAGCAACAAGCTGCAGTCAGGGATCGGAGGAGTACGCCAGGACGGCCTTCGAAACAGAGGAGGAGAAGCATAGCAAGGAGAGAACCATGCAAGACAACAGGGAACGTGAGAGTAGGAGATCACCGTCCTCTATTAGAGTGGGTATCCTCAAACAAGCTAGGTAAAGTCATATTGGAGGGCACATGTAATCAATTCTCTATAGGTTCAGTTCTCGTATTCAGATTTTGGTATCCTTACAACAACTTCTGTATGTGCGTATACGAATCAggttcagagcctgatgtttga